One Arthrobacter sp. StoSoilB20 DNA segment encodes these proteins:
- a CDS encoding amino acid ABC transporter substrate-binding protein, whose translation MNSLRTRRSIIAATLASAALVLTACGGGSTPAQSGGDTSLSDVKSKGELVIATEGTYRPFSFHAEGAGDLTGFDVEVAQAVAGKLGVKATFQETQFDGIFAGLDSKRFDTIANQISINDERKAKYEFSTPYTVSTGVVVTKSDNSSINSFADLKGKTTAQSLTSNFYKMAVEAGANVQAVEGWAQSATLVQQGRVDATVNDKLTYLDYAKNTPDSGLKVAAEAPDKTESALVFRKGSTELTSAVDKALADLQADGTLAKISEKYFGADVTK comes from the coding sequence ATGAACAGCCTTCGCACCCGCCGCTCCATCATCGCCGCCACTTTGGCCTCGGCCGCCCTCGTGCTCACAGCGTGCGGTGGAGGTTCAACTCCCGCGCAGTCAGGTGGAGACACGTCCCTCTCGGACGTCAAGTCCAAGGGCGAACTGGTGATCGCTACCGAAGGCACGTACCGCCCCTTCAGCTTCCACGCAGAAGGCGCCGGCGACCTCACCGGCTTCGATGTCGAAGTGGCCCAGGCCGTAGCCGGAAAGCTCGGCGTCAAGGCTACCTTCCAGGAGACACAGTTCGATGGCATCTTCGCCGGCCTGGACTCCAAGCGCTTCGACACCATTGCCAACCAGATTTCCATCAACGACGAACGCAAGGCCAAGTACGAGTTCTCCACTCCCTACACCGTCTCCACGGGCGTGGTGGTAACCAAGTCGGACAACTCCAGCATCAACAGCTTCGCGGACCTCAAGGGCAAGACAACCGCCCAGTCGCTGACCAGCAACTTCTACAAGATGGCTGTAGAAGCCGGCGCCAATGTCCAGGCCGTGGAAGGCTGGGCGCAGTCCGCTACGTTGGTTCAGCAAGGCCGCGTGGACGCGACCGTCAATGACAAACTCACGTACTTGGATTACGCCAAGAACACCCCCGATTCCGGCCTGAAGGTCGCTGCGGAGGCACCGGACAAGACCGAAAGCGCGCTCGTCTTCCGCAAGGGCTCAACCGAGCTCACCTCTGCCGTGGACAAAGCACTGGCTGACCTCCAGGCAGATGGAACCCTGGCGAAGATCTCCGAAAAGTACTTCGGCGCGGACGTCACCAAATAG
- a CDS encoding glycoside hydrolase family 38 C-terminal domain-containing protein: protein MHDDRRITEQRLDRFVRERILPAIYGRAIPLQLSSWEVPGEPVPASEAMRQLFTPQEHGAAWGKAWSTKWLHLQGEVPQDWGMADSTSVEIIVDLGFNSDVPGFQCEGTAWRADGSIIKAISPRNYHVPLKLLGGGHSVDFYVEAAANPDVAQGWSFAPTPLGDKATSGDDPRYRLGRIAMAELNETVWELNQDIWTLSGLMHELPTELPRRHEILRALERMLDIMDPDDVPGTAMAGREALKEVLGRPAYASAHQLLATGHAHIDSAWLWPVRETIRKCARTFSNVVALMDEDPDFVFSCSSAQQMAWIKEYFPELFVRIREKVRAGQFIPVGGMWVESDTNMPGGEAMARQFVEGKSFFLKEFDVECQEAWLPDSFGYSGAIPQIVKEAGSRWFLTQKISWNKVNRMPHHTFSWEGIDGTRLFTHFPPVDSYNAELHGRELAHAERNYRDHGRGTMSLVPFGYGDGGGGPTREMVAAAHRTADLEGSPKVRMGTAKDFFTQAEAEYTNLPVWVGEMYLEMHRGTYTSQAKTKRGNRRSEHLLREAELWCSTAAVRLGTDYTYPREELKRLWQLVLLQQFHDILPGSSIAWVHQDAERNYGAIARDLEAIISEAAEALVGTGNTSYLLNAAPHQRRGVPALGIAETGGHGTGVQVEEPGEGFVLDNGIVRAVLDGNGLLTSLVDHASGRDAIAPGEAGNLLELFRDTPNEWDAWDIEEFYRRNVTQLTHADTIDLERTPAGAVVVVQRKVGASTITQRITLDAGAKSLGISTTVDWQEREKMLKIAFPLDVRADRSASETQFGHVFRPTHTNTSWEAAKFEICAHRWIHVAEPGYGVAVSNSSSYGHDVTRAVRTDGGTTTTIRTSLLRSARFPDPEADRGEHTLEVSIRPGAAISDAVEEGYRTNLNPRFVTGGHGVDPLVSVSNPAIVVEAVKLAEDGSGDVIVRLYESLGERSAATLRPGFKTTGVTATDLLERAAEAPGVTAGEDSAVDLVLRPFQLVTLRFAR from the coding sequence TTGCACGACGACCGCCGGATCACTGAACAGCGCCTCGATCGATTCGTTCGGGAACGCATTCTTCCGGCCATTTACGGCAGGGCAATACCGCTACAGCTCAGCAGCTGGGAGGTACCCGGCGAACCTGTGCCGGCATCGGAGGCCATGCGCCAGCTCTTCACTCCCCAGGAGCATGGAGCCGCGTGGGGAAAGGCCTGGAGCACCAAATGGCTGCACCTGCAGGGTGAAGTCCCGCAGGACTGGGGCATGGCTGACTCCACGTCCGTGGAGATCATCGTGGACCTCGGCTTCAACAGCGACGTCCCCGGGTTCCAATGCGAAGGCACTGCGTGGCGGGCGGACGGCAGCATCATCAAGGCGATCTCGCCACGGAATTACCACGTCCCCCTCAAACTGCTGGGCGGCGGACACTCGGTGGATTTTTACGTCGAGGCGGCCGCGAACCCGGACGTCGCCCAGGGCTGGTCCTTTGCTCCCACCCCGCTCGGAGACAAAGCCACCTCCGGCGACGATCCCCGGTACCGCCTGGGCCGCATCGCCATGGCAGAGCTGAACGAGACCGTGTGGGAACTGAACCAGGACATCTGGACGCTCAGCGGGCTCATGCATGAACTCCCCACCGAACTTCCCCGCCGCCATGAAATCCTCAGGGCCCTGGAGCGGATGCTGGACATCATGGATCCGGACGACGTTCCCGGAACAGCGATGGCCGGCCGTGAGGCCTTGAAGGAAGTGCTGGGCCGGCCCGCCTATGCCTCGGCCCACCAACTCCTTGCCACTGGCCACGCCCACATCGACTCTGCCTGGTTGTGGCCGGTCCGGGAGACCATCCGCAAATGCGCCAGGACGTTCTCCAACGTAGTGGCGCTCATGGATGAAGATCCCGACTTTGTGTTTTCCTGCTCCTCGGCGCAGCAGATGGCGTGGATCAAGGAGTACTTCCCCGAACTTTTCGTCCGGATCCGCGAGAAGGTCAGGGCCGGCCAGTTCATCCCCGTGGGCGGCATGTGGGTGGAATCGGATACCAACATGCCCGGCGGCGAGGCCATGGCGCGCCAGTTCGTGGAAGGCAAGAGCTTCTTCCTGAAGGAGTTCGACGTCGAATGCCAGGAGGCTTGGCTTCCTGACTCGTTCGGCTACTCCGGTGCCATCCCGCAGATCGTGAAAGAGGCCGGTTCGCGCTGGTTCCTCACCCAGAAGATTTCCTGGAACAAGGTCAACAGGATGCCGCACCACACCTTCTCCTGGGAAGGAATTGACGGCACCCGGCTCTTCACGCACTTCCCGCCGGTGGATTCGTACAACGCTGAACTGCACGGCCGAGAACTGGCCCACGCAGAACGAAATTACCGGGACCACGGCCGCGGAACCATGTCGCTGGTGCCTTTCGGCTACGGCGACGGCGGCGGCGGACCTACCCGGGAGATGGTCGCGGCCGCGCACCGCACGGCGGATTTGGAAGGATCCCCGAAGGTGCGGATGGGCACCGCGAAGGACTTCTTCACCCAAGCCGAGGCGGAGTACACCAACCTGCCGGTCTGGGTGGGCGAGATGTACTTGGAAATGCACCGCGGCACGTACACCAGCCAGGCCAAGACCAAGCGTGGCAACCGTCGCAGCGAACACCTGCTGCGGGAGGCGGAGTTGTGGTGTTCCACCGCAGCGGTTCGTCTCGGTACGGATTACACCTATCCCCGCGAGGAGTTGAAGCGGCTCTGGCAACTGGTCCTCCTGCAGCAGTTCCACGACATCCTCCCGGGCAGCTCCATCGCCTGGGTCCATCAGGACGCCGAGCGCAACTACGGGGCCATTGCCCGTGACCTTGAGGCCATCATCAGTGAAGCCGCCGAGGCTTTGGTAGGCACCGGCAACACCAGCTACCTGCTCAACGCCGCACCGCATCAGCGCAGGGGCGTGCCGGCATTGGGGATCGCCGAAACCGGCGGACACGGCACCGGCGTCCAGGTGGAGGAGCCGGGCGAGGGCTTCGTGCTCGACAACGGCATCGTCCGCGCGGTGCTGGACGGGAACGGGCTGCTCACCTCACTGGTGGACCATGCCAGCGGTCGAGACGCCATAGCTCCCGGGGAGGCCGGTAACCTGCTGGAGCTGTTCCGGGACACTCCCAACGAATGGGATGCGTGGGACATCGAAGAGTTCTACCGCCGCAACGTCACGCAACTGACGCACGCGGACACCATCGATCTCGAACGTACGCCGGCCGGCGCCGTCGTGGTGGTCCAACGGAAGGTGGGCGCCTCCACCATCACGCAGCGCATCACGCTCGACGCCGGTGCCAAGTCCCTGGGAATCTCCACCACGGTGGACTGGCAGGAGCGCGAAAAGATGCTGAAGATCGCCTTCCCGCTGGATGTGAGGGCTGATCGTTCGGCGTCGGAGACACAGTTTGGCCACGTCTTCCGGCCGACGCACACCAACACGTCCTGGGAAGCTGCAAAGTTCGAAATCTGTGCACACCGCTGGATCCACGTTGCCGAGCCCGGTTATGGCGTGGCCGTCAGCAACTCCTCCAGCTACGGGCACGACGTCACCAGGGCCGTCCGCACCGACGGCGGAACCACGACGACGATCCGCACCTCGCTGCTGCGCTCGGCCCGGTTCCCGGACCCTGAAGCAGACAGGGGGGAGCACACGTTGGAGGTTTCCATCAGGCCCGGAGCTGCAATCTCCGATGCCGTCGAAGAGGGGTACAGGACCAACCTGAACCCCCGGTTCGTGACCGGCGGCCACGGGGTTGATCCTCTGGTGTCGGTCTCGAACCCGGCCATTGTGGTCGAAGCGGTGAAGCTGGCCGAGGATGGGTCGGGCGATGTGATCGTCAGGCTCTACGAATCCCTTGGTGAGCGCTCAGCTGCCACTCTCCGGCCCGGTTTCAAGACCACCGGCGTGACAGCCACGGATCTGCTGGAACGGGCTGCAGAAGCTCCTGGAGTCACTGCCGGGGAGGACTCGGCGGTGGACTTGGTGCTCCGTCCGTTCCAATTGGTCACTTTGCGCTTCGCGCGCTGA
- a CDS encoding ABC-F family ATP-binding cassette domain-containing protein gives MTATLVAKDLAGGHGHRTLFSDLSLTVAPGDVVGVVGANGAGKSTLLRILAGVDQSQAGSVSLAPSDAFVGWLPQEHERTAGESVAAYIARRTGCAQATVEMETTAEALGSGAPGADDAYSLAFDRWMASGAADLEDRIPAVLSDLGLEVGADALMTGLSGGQAARVALAALLLSRFDVVLLDEPTNDLDLEGLARLEAFVQGLRGGVVLVSHDREFLARCVTTVVELDLAQNSVAVYDGGYEAFLEERAVAKRHARERYDEFANTKADLVSRARTQREWSSQGVRNAMKKNPDNDKIRRAASSESSEKQAQKVRQMESRIARLTEVEEPRKEWQLQFSIGQAPRSSAVVATLRDVVARQGDFTLGPVNLQLNGGERIGITGPNGAGKSTLLRLLLGTQTPDDGDASMGASVAIGEIDQARGLLDGGQPLGDAVEAVLVDWNSADVRTLLAKFGLKADHTSRTVDSLSPGERTRAALALLQARGVNLLVLDEPTNHLDLPAIEQLEEALESYEGALLLVTHDRRLLENVRLDSRWHLENGQVQELHHTPSQEK, from the coding sequence ATGACAGCAACCTTGGTGGCCAAGGACCTTGCCGGTGGCCACGGCCATCGCACACTTTTTTCCGACCTCTCCCTGACCGTTGCTCCGGGCGATGTTGTGGGTGTCGTGGGCGCGAACGGGGCCGGGAAGTCCACGCTGCTCCGCATCCTTGCAGGCGTGGACCAGTCCCAGGCCGGCAGCGTCAGCCTTGCGCCGTCGGACGCTTTTGTGGGCTGGCTTCCCCAGGAACATGAGCGGACCGCCGGCGAGAGCGTTGCGGCCTACATTGCGCGCCGGACAGGCTGCGCCCAGGCCACAGTGGAAATGGAAACCACCGCAGAAGCCCTTGGCTCCGGGGCTCCTGGAGCCGATGACGCCTACTCCCTGGCCTTCGACCGTTGGATGGCCTCCGGTGCGGCGGACCTTGAGGACCGCATACCGGCTGTGTTGTCGGACCTCGGACTCGAAGTGGGCGCCGATGCCCTCATGACGGGGCTTTCCGGCGGGCAGGCAGCACGCGTGGCTCTGGCTGCCCTGCTGCTCAGCCGTTTTGACGTGGTCCTCCTTGACGAACCCACCAACGACCTTGACCTTGAAGGACTGGCCCGCCTTGAGGCCTTTGTCCAGGGCCTTCGCGGCGGCGTGGTGCTGGTATCCCACGACCGTGAATTCCTGGCCCGCTGCGTCACCACTGTGGTGGAACTGGATCTGGCCCAGAACTCGGTGGCCGTGTACGACGGTGGCTATGAGGCGTTCCTCGAAGAACGCGCCGTGGCCAAACGCCATGCCCGTGAACGCTACGACGAGTTCGCCAACACCAAGGCTGACCTCGTCTCCCGCGCACGCACCCAACGGGAGTGGAGTTCCCAGGGCGTCCGGAACGCCATGAAGAAAAACCCGGACAATGACAAGATCCGCCGCGCGGCCAGCAGCGAGTCCTCCGAGAAGCAGGCCCAGAAAGTCCGCCAAATGGAGTCCCGCATTGCCCGGCTCACTGAGGTGGAGGAGCCCCGCAAGGAATGGCAGCTGCAGTTCAGCATCGGCCAGGCACCCCGCTCAAGTGCCGTCGTCGCTACCTTGCGTGACGTCGTCGCCCGTCAAGGCGACTTCACGCTGGGACCGGTGAACCTCCAACTCAATGGCGGCGAACGGATCGGCATCACAGGACCCAACGGCGCCGGAAAGTCGACACTCCTGCGGCTGTTGCTCGGAACGCAAACACCTGACGACGGCGATGCCTCCATGGGTGCCTCAGTGGCCATCGGTGAAATCGACCAGGCACGCGGATTGCTCGACGGCGGGCAGCCGCTTGGCGACGCCGTCGAAGCGGTCCTGGTGGACTGGAACAGCGCAGATGTGCGGACGCTGCTCGCGAAGTTCGGGCTCAAGGCCGACCACACCTCGCGCACGGTGGACTCGTTGTCCCCGGGGGAGCGGACACGCGCGGCCCTGGCGTTGCTGCAGGCCCGTGGCGTGAACCTGCTGGTGCTGGACGAGCCCACCAACCATCTTGACCTCCCCGCGATCGAGCAACTCGAAGAGGCGCTGGAGAGCTATGAAGGCGCGCTGCTGCTGGTCACCCACGATCGCCGGCTGTTGGAAAACGTCCGGCTCGATTCACGCTGGCACCTGGAAAACGGCCAGGTCCAGGAACTGCACCACACCCCAAGCCAGGAGAAATAA
- a CDS encoding amino acid ABC transporter ATP-binding protein: MSPTDETLPATVLQARNLAKAFGSNVVLRDIDIDIRRGQVVALIGPSGSGKTTVLRSLNGLETPDGGTVTFGGSDGGAGLSIDFNAKVGKKEIAELRDRSAMVFQHYNLFPHMTVLKNITEGPIQVQKRPRAEAVAEAERLLERVGLADKRDAYPFELSGGQQQRVGIVRALALKPQLLLFDEPTSALDPELVGEVLGVIKELAEEGWTMVIVTHELAFAQHVADEVIFMDGGVVVERGPAADVLRAPTQERTKLFVKRLQHDV, translated from the coding sequence ATGTCGCCCACTGACGAAACACTCCCCGCCACAGTGCTGCAAGCCCGCAACCTCGCGAAGGCTTTCGGCAGCAACGTGGTGTTGCGGGACATCGACATCGATATCCGCCGCGGACAGGTGGTGGCTCTTATCGGTCCTTCCGGCTCGGGCAAGACCACCGTGCTGCGGTCGCTGAACGGCCTGGAAACCCCCGACGGCGGCACTGTCACCTTCGGGGGCAGCGACGGCGGCGCAGGGCTGTCGATCGACTTCAACGCGAAGGTGGGCAAGAAAGAGATCGCGGAGTTGCGTGACCGCAGTGCCATGGTCTTCCAGCACTACAATCTCTTCCCGCACATGACGGTGCTGAAAAACATCACCGAGGGCCCCATCCAGGTCCAGAAGAGGCCACGAGCCGAGGCCGTTGCCGAGGCGGAACGGCTTCTGGAGCGGGTGGGGCTGGCCGATAAGCGCGATGCCTACCCCTTTGAGCTCTCCGGCGGACAGCAGCAACGCGTGGGCATCGTCCGGGCCCTGGCGCTCAAGCCCCAGCTCCTGCTGTTCGATGAACCCACCTCTGCGCTGGACCCCGAACTGGTAGGGGAAGTCCTGGGAGTCATCAAGGAACTCGCCGAAGAGGGGTGGACCATGGTGATCGTGACCCACGAACTCGCCTTCGCCCAGCATGTGGCGGACGAAGTAATTTTCATGGACGGCGGTGTGGTGGTCGAACGCGGTCCTGCTGCAGATGTCCTGCGGGCACCCACGCAGGAACGCACCAAACTTTTTGTGAAACGGCTCCAGCACGACGTCTAG
- a CDS encoding amino acid ABC transporter permease → MNWDLIWSSFGPLITGAVTGTIPLTLASFAFGLVLALVVALMRLSPNWLLSGIGRFYVSVIRGTPLLVQLFVIFFGLPSIGVRLDPWPSAIIAFSLNVGGYAAEIIRAAILSVPKGQWEAGHTIGMSRPQTLVRIILPQAARVSVPPLSNTFISLVKDTSLASLILVTELFRNAQQIAAFSQEFMALYLQAALVYWVICLVLSTAQSAVERRLDRYVAH, encoded by the coding sequence ATGAACTGGGACCTCATCTGGAGTTCCTTCGGCCCGCTCATCACCGGGGCCGTCACGGGGACCATTCCCCTGACCCTCGCCTCATTCGCCTTCGGCCTGGTGCTCGCCTTGGTGGTGGCACTGATGAGGCTGAGCCCCAACTGGCTGCTCTCCGGAATCGGCCGTTTCTATGTCTCCGTCATCCGTGGCACTCCCCTGCTGGTCCAGCTGTTCGTGATTTTCTTCGGCCTGCCCAGCATCGGCGTCAGGCTTGATCCCTGGCCAAGTGCCATTATCGCGTTCTCCTTGAACGTGGGCGGGTACGCGGCGGAGATCATCCGGGCAGCCATCCTGTCCGTACCCAAAGGCCAGTGGGAAGCCGGCCACACCATCGGCATGTCCCGGCCGCAGACGCTGGTACGCATCATCCTCCCCCAGGCAGCCCGGGTCTCGGTTCCCCCGTTGTCCAACACCTTCATCTCCCTGGTGAAGGACACCTCGCTGGCGTCCTTGATCCTGGTCACCGAACTGTTCCGCAATGCCCAGCAGATCGCTGCTTTCAGCCAGGAGTTCATGGCCCTGTACCTGCAGGCAGCCTTGGTGTACTGGGTCATCTGCCTGGTCCTTTCCACGGCGCAGTCCGCCGTGGAAAGGAGATTGGACCGCTATGTCGCCCACTGA